One region of Maylandia zebra isolate NMK-2024a unplaced genomic scaffold, Mzebra_GT3a scaffold17, whole genome shotgun sequence genomic DNA includes:
- the LOC112432326 gene encoding chemokine-like protein TAFA-5 yields the protein MPKILLGNLFAKPLPLTEAHYLHFHLSYVTHRKWQDGKTDSSNSNSSSALTILSIFAATTAAVSSSRGQLAVGTCEIVMLNRDSSVPRRTIARQTARCACRRGQIAGTTRARPACVDARIVRSRQWCEMAPCMEGEVCSLLFNRSGWTCTRGSGRIKTVTPLPKEPS from the exons ATGCCCAAGATCCTC CTTGGCAATCTCTTTGCCAAACCGCTGCCCTTGACTGAAGCGCACTATCTCCACTTCCACCTCAGCTATGTCACTCACAGAAAGTGGCAAGATGGGAAG ACAGACTCCTCCAACTCCAACTCCAGTTCGGCTCTTACCATCCTGTCCATCTTTGCTGCCACCACTGCAGCAGTAAGCTCGAGTCGTG GCCAGTTGGCGGTGGGAACCTGCGAGATAGTGATGCTCAACAGAGACAGCAGTGTTCCCAGGCGGACCATCGCCAGGCAGACAGCCCGCTGCGCCTGCAGGAGAGGCCAGATCGCCGGCACCACCAGGGCGAGGCCGGCCTGCGTAGATG CACGAATTGTTCGCAGCCGTCAGTGGTGTGAGATGGCTCCCTGCATGGAGGGGGAGGTCTGCAGCCTCCTGTTCAACCGATCCGGCTGGACCTGCACCAGGGGCAGTGGTCGCATCAAGACCGTCACG